The nucleotide window AATTGctcaatattatatatttcagcaGTAACAGCACgatttgattatttcaaacactttttatccCCAAAGCAGGAACATGAATTaagtaattttggtgattaaatattTGGTGATGTCTTGCAAGGCAATTATTCTTCGTTGCACATTTTGTTACTCCAAAAGCGGTTATCAAACGTAGTCTTATGAgagtttctcttgtttttgtacaatataaaagtttttataagtcattaaaatacatgtatattcctatgccattgagagatgttgagtataaaaaaaattaccatcacttTCACAGTTAATGTTCCTTTAACAAAATAGAATATTGGTTATTTTACATAATCAGGTGATTTTGAATATATGTCTCATTGTTTTACAATGCAAAAGTTCAAGaaagcaaaacaaaaatgtaattGCTGGCTTCTTTCTTTTACCATACCACCTGAAAAgtatgttaaaaataaattataatatcaTAAATAGTAAATCGCTTGCTCGCCCCGATTGTTTTGGTCATTTGTCCGAAGAACAAGAAATTTTATTAGTGTCGCCTTACGAATTTCCATAGACACAAGTGGTAAACTTCTCTCTTATAGTGCAAATGTGAATGGCGTTGTTGATTTTTATATCGATTGAATGTGCTTGCTAAAATAACTCGACCCTGCCTCAACTAATAGGAGAGGGAGCCGTCACCATGTTTTACATCACCGGGCCTGCCTGAAATTAACTAGATATGAGCGGTTACAATTTCCAAACActggaaattcaaaattattattttctgtAGCACAAAAGTATAGATCTCTTTAATTAGATCCACCACTTCCTCTTTTGTGTGACAACAGCATACAAAGACGGTAGTGGATTTTGATATACCCCTATAAAACAGTTCCTATAGAACTCCTTACGAAAAAAGCGAACATTTTGACTGTTCTAGCGACTGCTAGACCAGGAACTGTTAAAATTGACTGTTCACCGATGACGTCAGATGGCGCTAACTCGAATCATGTTTTTCTGTCATTTAGATAAATAGAAATGGCAGATGCACATTTTGTTGTAGCGAAAgatgaaattaaattaattctTCAAAGTAGGGACAGCAAGAACATAGAAAAATATGTGTTCATCTTTTTCTAGAATAATTGCATCAAATTATGtttacttattttcattttatgctTGTTAAAACTTTTATACGCAAGTCACATGAATCTTGATCTGCTGCTTTACTTACATAATGGCAAGGTTCATTGGTCTAACTGATGATGAAACACAGAACATATTAGATGAAAAGCAGAACAGAAACTCTAAACTATAGTTATTAATTAGGATATTAGCAACGTTTCTTTTGACTTTGTGGATCCGGTGTTGAATGtatgctgttataaaatttagaaattcatttcaaaattaaggattatctccctcatgcatagctcttatcctttgacgcatttgactccacttttttgacacgcTGTTTTTGACTATAATAGCtcaaaatttcattgttatttcggatttcaaacatttcggttgagcatcactgaagagacattatttatcgaaatgcgcatctggtgcctcaaaattggtaccggataaattttacatgcacaCTATTCcgttcaaagtcaacaaaccatgtccGCCTAGTGAAACCAACCTAAccatgaaggtgtataacaatacaatacaatatactaCATCCATTAGATTGTTTCCTTTACGGGGTATAACAAATAATTGTGGACTGTTTCTCGGGCAACATATATAGACCTTCGGTCTTGGGCAACTGTTTGCTTACCGGTCCGACATACTAACTGTTGCCCCCAACCCCAGTCAACAACTGCATATCGTTAAAAGTCCATAAATACACAGACCTACTAGATTCCAACGCACGGGGAATCTTAAAGGTAGAATTAGATCGAGGTAATTAATCTAGGCCAAAGAGATATTACTTTTTGGGATAAGAAAATGTGGTCGTTGGGATTGTAGGAGAATTATTTTTGACGCCAACACCTCTGTAGATGTATATGTATCTCGATTTTCCGCTGTAAGAACAAGCTGCTTGTTGTGCTTGCTATGATTTCATGGACTCTCCAGAGCACAGAAACAACTTATCAGTTACAGGCATGTCCGAAGGAAACACATAAGATAGGATTTGGGATTCATGTAGGCaatatttcttttatgatttcaaaaaacaaaactcGGCAGAAGACATCTCTCTATTCCTATGTAACTGACAGGAGCCTTTAGCTAAGtacctttaatttttttttttaaaaacattgccCAAAATGTATGTGAAAAAAGTACTTTATTAATATGAAGCATCCTAAAACGAAAATACTcgacaatgaaaaataaaactgtaaTGTACATGCAGATGTAAAATTAGTGAAGTTGAAACTCGATACACAGGCTGGAAATTTttgcatgtatataattttctgATGAAATACAACATTAACCAAAGTAATAAAAATTCTACATTTGAACATAGTTCTACATTGACTACAAATTCCATTTCTCAGTGAGACCAATAAATTCCTCTTTAACATGTGATTgttaaatgaatttcaaatgagCTTCACATATTTCAAACTGAGGCCAAGGTTGTAGCAAGATCTTCCCAAAAACTATCCATCAGTTCTAAAGTATCTGGCCACCTTATGCTCGATATGCACCACCAGATATATTGCAAGTCTTTTGGCATtctttctattggaatgttgtCCTTGATAATCACTATGATGGACCGTTTTCGGTGGTTATGAAAGGCATGGGTCACCGCCATCTGGACGGCGTACGAATTCCAGCCACTCTTTAGAAAGTTTTCTGTAATGATGAAAACGACTTTTCGACTGTGGTCAATAGATTGTACAAGCTGGTCCACCTTTGACCTTCCGGGGATGAAGTCTTTATCAGGTAGGCTTATTTCAAAACCTAAATTTGTCAGGGCTTGATAAAGGGTTGACGTCACCAGCATGTAGTCATCTTCAGCGTATGATATGAAGGCATCGAACTCAAAGTTTTTGTTCTTGGGCAAATGTATACCTTTCAATCTGTTACGAATACGCAGAATAATGTAGTCCACATGCACGCGGTATCTCTTTAGAAGCGCTGATACAATGATTGAGGCATTTATTAAAACTAACACAGAGGAAGAAAAAAGTAACCACATTTGAGATTGGCATTTCTTCTCAAATTCTGCAAAAGTTTCTTCATCgaatagttttgaaattgtgGATGATATTTCCATGCATTCAGTTTTATGCAAATCTCCAAAGAGATGCTGATTTTTTTTCATCCATCGAAGTGAGGAGATGTGTAAACAATCACAATTTAAAGGGTTTCCTTTGATAAAGATCTGCGCTTTTTTTAGATTCTGGAGTGTGTGAAAATCAGAGTGTTTCAATGACGAAATTTTGTTAGATTGAAGATATAAATGCGTTAGGTTGAGTAAAGGTTCCACTGCAGATGGAATAGAAGATAAATAGTTGTTCTCAAGATAAAGACCGGATAAATGTGTTTGATCTTTCAAAAGAGATGGCGGAAGTTTATGAATGAAAAGCTTTCGCAGGTCTAGCTGACGAAGGTTTTTCAGACCTCGGAAGATTTTACTCATGTTTAGTCCAGCATTTAAATTCATGTTCGTGTTTGACGCTCCAAATTGTTCCAGTTTTGTTGTGTGGTGTAATAACTGAAACGAAATATCAGTGCAGTTGTTGTCAGAAATATCAAGAATTTCTAATTGGGGGAAATTCATCTGCCTAAGAATTCtaaatggaaaatttgtttGAGACATATTCAGCACCTTCAATCCTTCGCCTACAAAGTTTAAATGAATCTTATAAGAATCACTGAGAACGTGAATGTGATTGTGAGAAAATAGCAATGTTTCTAATTCCTTTGAGAACGTAAATGTAATAGTCGGTGTCCCGTTCAAATGCGTTTGGACTGAACCATCAGCGATATCCGCCTCACACCTTATGTTATTAAAACTAAGATCTAAGTATTTTAGTTTAGGGtaatttttcatcaaattgaGCAAAATAGAGAAACCTATAACTTCAATTCTGTTATGGGAGAGATTAAGATGTTCAACACAATTTCCCATGGTTGATCCATGTGCTTCTACGGAAATACCTGCAATTCGGTTGCTGCTAAAATCTATTTCCTTGACGCAGACACTCAGCAGATATTCGCAAttactttcatttaaaataaaaggTTGACGGATAATATGCGGAACATTTTCAATAGCATGTATATAGTCTATTTTTCGGTTTCGCAGACACTTTAAGGTTCTAAGTACTACACTCAAGCCACACTTACCGCCAAAGTTCATTTCAACACCCTTTAGATATGGGAAATAACAAAAGAGATATTCACTGACGTCGCAATGCACGTCGTACACAAATATCATCGTCAAGTTATGGATGGGTGAATCTGATAATCCGCTAAATGTGTTGTTGGTTAAGTGGAACATGGACCCGGTGGTATAGAACTCCACATCGCTCAATCTTTTTAGACGTTTGAAATCGCTTTTAAAGATAAATCCTTCAAATACATCAATATGAAGCGTTTTCAAAGATAGCAATCTTGTTATTTCTCGATCAGGATAACCTTTACGTTTGTTGCGGATTTTGTGAAAGACATTACCTTGTGCGTAtaaaatttccaattttccaAGATTTGAGAATGCACATTCTCTGAGGGAAACTGTGTGAAGTTTACAGTATGAAACATCCAGAACACACAGTTTATGCAGCCATTTAAAAGAAAAGCTATCTATAATTTGTAGCTCATTATATCTGAAGTATAAAGCTGTTACGTTCCTCAAAAGCCCTTTCTTGACACCTGTGAAAGTAGTTTGGGAAATCGATGTAAACTTATTTCTGGAGAGGTCAATCGAAAACGTTCTGCCTTCAGTTTTTCCTGTGGTGAGACTAGGAATTCGTTTTAAGTTCAATTGACTACAATTCCATAACCATCCGCTATTATTGCATTCATCTGTATAAAGTTGACGTCTACAGTTTGCTTCTTCATTGCTTTCTAAAActtaaaaatattgaagatGTTTAGAATGAAGTATAAACACCATACAAACAGgtctataaaacaaatattaatatttaattATCTCGAAGAACATGGATATTCTGAAATACATCTATTAAAATCTTGAAACACTTActtgaaattagaaaaagaaTTATCAGGCAGCAACTAAATTGTACTTTTATCATGATTCCAAATACAATCTGAGCATCCTTTCCTAACTGTCACCAGATCTATTTTGTGTTGAACAAGACAATGGAGGAAGGTATTTAGACAGTTTGGATGACAGGGAAATTAGATTAAGATATTGCAGTGAATCGTGTTATGATAAGATATCTCGATATGGAaccgtgaagataacgaatagtcaTTAATCTCTTATACGAAAcactcaaaaataaaataaaaagtttggcaaacacagaaccctggatataccagaggtaggataaggtgtctaggaggagtaagcatccccaacGTTAGCCAAatgtcttgatcagataaacggagtaatccatattcaagaacggtctaacaatcggtttgaaactcgtcggacagcatttgacccaatgaaaggtgaagataatgaacacaTAACAtaagtaaggatcccctgtcgaccggtcacaattgatgtgagccctatatcctgatcaggtaaacggagttatctgtagtcaaaatcagtgtgccaacgATGGCCtaagaattggtatgaaacatgtcagacagcattcaacgcaatgataggttgtattgacgaactaaatcgttataacgaccacagagtgtgggaaatgctgatttcaatcgagacttctgaaacccctgtaccagtaactgataggttgtactgacaAACTCGATCGTTCGAAGTACCATACAATTTCCCCATTTACATAAACTtttttgttagtagcctgcctcgattaaaaaaaaaaacttgggaTACACAGAACAATCGAGTAagttgaaagacataaacatcatattcaCTGTACATAcgataatggaatatatgtCGAAATAAAATTACTAATATTATACACAAGATGAACGAAAACTGATTAATTCCATCAACTCAATTTCAGTGATTCAGATATCTGAGGTGATATGTCAAACAAATTTTATGCATTGAAATTCCTATAAAACGTAAAAACGATTTACGGAATATCGGAACTAtgaaattttggaactcttaaGGTTTATGTACATACTTGATATATCTTAACAAACAGGTTCTATAATATACAAGTAATCGCGGGCCTTTCCATAATAGATAAAGTACCTTGTACTTACgaaaattatacattaataGGGCAACTTTTGTACACAATTATTAATGGtggctacatgtaattatgattcaTTATGAAAAGAATCTTATtgctttaatattttttattgttgcAATCAAATATTAGAGCACTAAAACCACGTTATATCGGAGGGAAGTTTCAAAGTATCACTGTACCCGGTAATTGAATTTTGTCTACCGTATCTGGATTTTATTCACTTTGTTTGATTTCCTCGAGTCATAAAACCGACCGAGCTATGCAATATTATAAAACTCatatgacatatatatatatatatatatatatatgagtatCAATCTATTATCCCCGTAGCAACATATGATGGAATCGGGGGCTGCCCACCCCACGTTTTTGGGAGTTGAGCTCAATTTTCTAATTATTGGACAGTGCGTTTATTATCATAGTTAGAGGGAGTTTTGAACGAGCCGCAGCACATCTTTACCTTTTTTCCATACATAACTGGGCATGATAGAAAACCCCCACTCAGAGATTCAATTCTACACGAGTATTCaaaacttaatttcaacaaagaaatatttgtttACTTAAGTTTAATCAGCATCACATATGATACAGAAACCGGgatatttttttccagtttagtgtgtatgtataaatacGATGATATTCATCTTCCATATTCACTGACATGAAACTTCAAACTTGCCGGCTAAACACTATCTCGACGAGTTTTGTCCGAATCTTTGTATGTATTAGATAAAGAATATATAGATTTATTGAATCAATGTTAACTGCCcaaaatttcttgaaaaaaaaatattaaagaaaatacaggaagatttttgatatataattattttttctttaaatgtttGAACAGTTTGACTCCTAGACATATTCTGTTCTTTGATATGTATTTCTGTGTGCAAAGATCAATTAATTGTGATTTTTATAGCAATAGTAATATAATTTTACTTGCAAAACgtaatttgattggctgagcaCACTGATCAAAAATAGCTGATATTGTACAATGTCACTTGGTATGCAGACATCCCCATTGACAACACAAGACGGcacttcttttttctttttttttttactttgcaaCTCTGTTAGAATCAACGGAATTAAACTGGCA belongs to Ostrea edulis chromosome 7, xbOstEdul1.1, whole genome shotgun sequence and includes:
- the LOC125655136 gene encoding toll-like receptor 4 encodes the protein MNLNAGLNMSKIFRGLKNLRQLDLRKLFIHKLPPSLLKDQTHLSGLYLENNYLSSIPSAVEPLLNLTHLYLQSNKISSLKHSDFHTLQNLKKAQIFIKGNPLNCDCLHISSLRWMKKNQHLFGDLHKTECMEISSTISKLFDEETFAEFEKKCQSQMWLLFSSSVLVLINASIIVSALLKRYRVHVDYIILRIRNRLKGIHLPKNKNFEFDAFISYAEDDYMLVTSTLYQALTNLGFEISLPDKDFIPGRSKVDQLVQSIDHSRKVVFIITENFLKSGWNSYAVQMAVTHAFHNHRKRSIIVIIKDNIPIERMPKDLQYIWWCISSIRWPDTLELMDSFWEDLATTLASV